The nucleotide sequence CCGCTACCGAGGCCACCAAGGCCACCCTCGCCAAGAAGCGCATCGTCGCCCCCTTCGCCGGCCGGCTCGGCCTCCGGCAGGTCAACCCGGGCCAGTTCCTCAACAAGGCGGACCTGATCGTCACCCTCGAGGCCAGCGATCCGATCTACGCCGATTTCTCCCTGCCCCAGCAGGATGTCACCCAGCTGCGCCCCGGCCTGCCGGTGAAGGTGAGCATCGACGCCTTTGCCGATCGCGAATTTGACGGCGTGGTCGAGGCCATCGACCCGCGCATCAACGAAACCACCCGCAACCTCCGCGTCCGGGCCCGACTGCCGAACCCTGATGAAGCCCTGCGTCCGGGCATGTTCGTGCGCGTGGATGTCGTACTCCCGGATGAGCGGCCGGTCGTCGTCCTCCCCGCCACCGCCATCGTCTACAGCCCCTACGGCGACTCCGTCTATGTCGTGGCCAAGAACGAACAGGGCGTGCTGGCCGCCCAGCAACGCTTCGTCCAGGTCGGCCCCAAGCGGGGCGACCAGATCTCGCTGCTCGGCGGCGTGAAGCCCGGCGAGGAGATCGTCACCGCCGGTCAGGGCAAGCTGCGCCCCGGCACGCCGGTCACGGTCAACAACTCCGTCGTCCCGACGAACAACCCCGCCCCGAAACCCGCGGAGAGCTGAGCCGATGAACTTCACCGAGATCTTCATCCGGCGGCCGATTCTCGCGACCGTCCTCAACCTCTTCCTGCTCATCGCGGGCTGGCAGGCGATTTCGGCCCTGGTCGTCCGCCAGTACCCCTACACCAGCAACGCCGTCGTCACGGTCAGCGTCGCCTACCCCGGGGCCAACGCCGACCTCGTGCGCGGCTTCGTCACCACGCCGCTCGAGCGCGAAATCTCCTCCGCCGACGGCATCGACTACGTCGAGTCCATCAGCCGCCAGAACAGCGCCACGATTTCCGCCCGCCTGCGCCTCAACTACGACCCCAACGACGCGCTCACGCAGATCACCGCCAAGGTCAACCGCGTGAAGGGCGAGCTCCCCGCCGGCGCCGAGGACCCCGTCTTCGATGTCGCCGTCGGCGAGACCACGCCCTCCGCCTTCCTCGGCTTCAGCAGCGAGACGATGCAGAGCAACCAGATCACCGACTACCTCACGCGGGTCGTCCAGCCCAAGCTCTCCACCGTGCCCGGCGTGCAGAAGGCCGACATCCTCGGCGGCCGCGTCTTCGCCATGCGCATCTGGCTCAAGCCCGAGCGCATGGCCGCCCTCGGCCTCGGCGCCGCCCAGGTCCGCGCCGCCCTCGCCGCCCAGAACTACCTCTCCGCCGTCGGCCAGACCAAGGGCTCCATGCTCACGGTCAACCTCACCGCCCAGACCGACCTGCGCTCGGTCGAGGGTTTCCGCGACATCATCATCCGCGAGAACGACGGCGAGATCGTGCGCCTGCGCGACATCGCCGACGTGGTGCTCGGCGCCGAGAACTACGACTCGCAGGTCAGCTTCTCGGGCGTGAACGGCGTCTTCATCGGCATCTCCGCCCTGCCGACCGCCAACGCCATCGACGTCATCAAGGGCATCCGCGCCGCCCTGCCCGAGATCCAGGCGCAGCTCCCCCCCGGCCTCGAGGGCAAGATCGTCGCCGACTTCACCGAGTTCATCAACGACTCCATCTCCGAGGTGATGAAGACCCTCATCGAGGCCATGGTGATCGTCATCATCGTCATCTACCTCTTCCTCGGTTCGTTCCGCTCGGTCTTCATCCCGATCGTCGCCATCCCGCTCTCCCTGGTCGGCGCCTGCGCGCTGATGCTCGCCCTCGGCTTTTCCATCAACCTGCTGACGCTCCTCGCCATGGTGCTCGCCATCGGCCTGGTCGTCGACGACGCCATCGTGGTGGTGGAAAACATCCACCGCCACATCGAGGAGGGCCTGACACCGGTCGCCGCCGCCCTCCGGGGCGCGCACGAGCTGGTCGGGCCCATCATCGCGATGACCATCACCCTCGCAGCCGTCTATGCGCCCGTGGGTTTTCAGACCGGCCTGACCGGCGCGCTCTTCCGGGAGTTCGCCTTCACCCTCGCCGGTTCCGTCATCATCTCCGGCTTCGTGGCGCTCACGCTCTCGCCCATGATGTGTTCGCGCATCCTGCGCCACAACCCGAACCCCCGTGGCTTCGAGGCTTTCCTCAACCGCACCTTCGACCGCCTGCAGTCTGCCTACGAGCGGTTCCTCCATGGCGCGCTCAACACCCGCGCGGCCATCTTCCTCGTCGCCGCGCTCGTCTTCGCCTCGATCATTCCCTTCTTTCTCCTGACCAAGAGCGAGCTGGCACCGTCGGAGGACAGCGGCGTCGTGCTCATGAGCCTGGAGGCCGCGCCCACCGCCACGGTCGAGCAGACCCTCCTGTACAGCCGGGAGGTGGTGAAGCTGATCCGGGAAGAGTATCCCGCGGAAACCGCCGAGACCTTTGTCATCGTCGGCCGCGGCGGCGGGCCCAACGGCGCCTTCATCGGCTGGCGCCTCAAGCCGTGGAGCCAGCGCACCCGCAGCGCCCAGGTCCTCCAGCAGGAAATCCAGGGCAAGCTCGGCCGCATCGCCGGCGCCCGCATCTCGACGTTCCTGCGCCCGTCCCTGCCGGGCTCGGCCGGCGGCCTCCCGGTGCAGCTCGTCATCGGCTCGACGGAAACCCACCCGCGCGTCGCCGAGATCTCGGGCGAGCTGCTCCAGCGCGCCATGCGCAGCGGCCTGTTTGTCTTCGGTGACACGAACCTGAAGTTCGACCAGCCGCAGGTGAACCTGACGATCGACCGCGAGAAGGCGGCCGCCCTCGGCATCACCATGCAGCAGCTCGGCGCCGACCTCGGCTCCATGCTCGGCGGCGGCTACGTGAACCGTTTCGCCATCGAGGGCCGCGCCTACCGGGTCGTGCCGCAGGTGACCCGCCTGGCCCGCCTCAACCCCGACCAGCTCGGCGACTTCTATATTTCCACGAGCAAGGGCGAACTGGTGCCGCTCGCCAGCATCGCCACGCCCGAAAGCGTCGTGCAGCCGCGCGAGCTGC is from Lacunisphaera limnophila and encodes:
- a CDS encoding efflux RND transporter periplasmic adaptor subunit, which translates into the protein MNKRILLTAVIALGVLGAIFGFKYLQIRQAKAAMAARKPAPAAVTTTPAVQETWRSTLHAVGSLESFRGVTLRAEIEGRIVHVGFESGARVQAGDVLVELDSQAETAQLRSNEATARLAALNLVRARDLRENSTNTQADLDTAEATAAQTAAATEATKATLAKKRIVAPFAGRLGLRQVNPGQFLNKADLIVTLEASDPIYADFSLPQQDVTQLRPGLPVKVSIDAFADREFDGVVEAIDPRINETTRNLRVRARLPNPDEALRPGMFVRVDVVLPDERPVVVLPATAIVYSPYGDSVYVVAKNEQGVLAAQQRFVQVGPKRGDQISLLGGVKPGEEIVTAGQGKLRPGTPVTVNNSVVPTNNPAPKPAES
- a CDS encoding efflux RND transporter permease subunit, with translation MNFTEIFIRRPILATVLNLFLLIAGWQAISALVVRQYPYTSNAVVTVSVAYPGANADLVRGFVTTPLEREISSADGIDYVESISRQNSATISARLRLNYDPNDALTQITAKVNRVKGELPAGAEDPVFDVAVGETTPSAFLGFSSETMQSNQITDYLTRVVQPKLSTVPGVQKADILGGRVFAMRIWLKPERMAALGLGAAQVRAALAAQNYLSAVGQTKGSMLTVNLTAQTDLRSVEGFRDIIIRENDGEIVRLRDIADVVLGAENYDSQVSFSGVNGVFIGISALPTANAIDVIKGIRAALPEIQAQLPPGLEGKIVADFTEFINDSISEVMKTLIEAMVIVIIVIYLFLGSFRSVFIPIVAIPLSLVGACALMLALGFSINLLTLLAMVLAIGLVVDDAIVVVENIHRHIEEGLTPVAAALRGAHELVGPIIAMTITLAAVYAPVGFQTGLTGALFREFAFTLAGSVIISGFVALTLSPMMCSRILRHNPNPRGFEAFLNRTFDRLQSAYERFLHGALNTRAAIFLVAALVFASIIPFFLLTKSELAPSEDSGVVLMSLEAAPTATVEQTLLYSREVVKLIREEYPAETAETFVIVGRGGGPNGAFIGWRLKPWSQRTRSAQVLQQEIQGKLGRIAGARISTFLRPSLPGSAGGLPVQLVIGSTETHPRVAEISGELLQRAMRSGLFVFGDTNLKFDQPQVNLTIDREKAAALGITMQQLGADLGSMLGGGYVNRFAIEGRAYRVVPQVTRLARLNPDQLGDFYISTSKGELVPLASIATPESVVQPRELRRFQQLNSATLSFAPAPGVAQGEALDWLRAEAATFFPQGFTIDYNGDSRVFMQEGSSLLATFVLAVIVIFLVLAAQYESWRDPFIIMMSVPLSIAGAMVFLFFGLATLNIYTQVGLITLVGLITKHGILIVEFANKLQAEQGLTIRQAAEHAAAVRLRPILMTTAAMVLGVLPLLRATGAGAESRFSIGLVIATGMSIGTLFTLFVVPAFYTLLAQDRRQAAAAGLQPAPTPVPHHA